One region of Drosophila kikkawai strain 14028-0561.14 chromosome 2R, DkikHiC1v2, whole genome shotgun sequence genomic DNA includes:
- the LOC108076131 gene encoding uncharacterized protein, whose translation MISIAKVVLISCLSWKVLCEPSLVYKMKNIECITIPGFSANASCFIKAINWNKAVAQMDVDLVRPLYNISVRLQVFKKDYSNQFQPFLIDVHINVCDILSRRSFIPYGVMILRVAERFSNFNHSCPYAGHLLARGAYIDETFIPISPPLGLYKLNITIMENYLRTPAAHVGGIVWYVQTMQPVKKKIKHTTNG comes from the exons ATGATCTCCATAGCAAAGGTCGTTCTGATCAGTTGCCTTTCCTGGAAGGTT CTCTGTGAACCCTCTTTAGTATACAAAATGAAGAATATCGAGTGCATTACAATACCTGGCTTTTCGGCCAACGCTTCTTGCTTCATTAAGGCCATTAATTGGAATAAGGCAGTGGCTCAAATGGACGTGGATCTCGTAAGAccactatataatatatca GTTCGGCTTCAGGTCTTCAAAAAGGACTACTCCAATCAGTTTCAGCCGTTTCTTATCGATGTTCATATAAATGTATGTGACATACTATCCAGACGAAGCTTTATACCATATGGCGTAATGATTTTGAGAGTAGCCGAGCGATTTTCAAACTTCAATCACAGCTGTCCTTATGCGGGTCACCTATTGGCTCGCGGCGCCTATATCGACGAGACGTTTATACCGATCAGTCCTCCTTTAGGCctctacaaattaaatatcacTATAATGGAAAACTATCTGAGAACGCCAGCTGCCCATGTAGGTGGCATTGTATGGTATGTACAGACTATGCAGCCCGTTAAGAAAAAGATCAAACATACAACCAATGGCTAA
- the LOC108076132 gene encoding uncharacterized protein — MISIAKVVLISCLSWKVLCEREPSIVYKMKNIECITIPGFSANASCFIKAINWNKAVAEMDVDLVRPLYNISVRLQVFKKDYSNQFQPFLIDVHINICDILSRRSFGSFGVMMLRVTKRFSNFNHSCPYEGHLFARGFYIDETLIPASPPLGFYKFNITIMENYLKTPAAHVGGIVWHAQIMQPVKKKIKQATNG, encoded by the exons ATGATCTCCATAGCAAAGGTCGTTCTGATCAGTTGCCTCTCCTGGAAGGTT CTCTGTGAACGTGAACCCTCAATTGTGTACAAAATGAAGAATATCGAGTGCATAACAATACCAGGCTTTTCGGCCAACGCTTCTTGCTTCATTAAGGCCATTAATTGGAATAAGGCAGTGGCTGAAATGGACGTGGATCTCGTACGGccactatataatatatca GTTCGGCTTCAGGTCTTCAAAAAGGACTACTCCAATCAGTTTCAGCCGTTTCTTATAGATGTTCATATTAATATATGCGACATACTATCAAGACGAAGCTTTGGATCATTCGGAGTAATGATGTTGAGAGTAACCAAGcgtttttcaaacttcaatcACAGCTGTCCCTATGAGGGTCACCTATTTGCTCGTGGCTTCTACATCGACGAGACTTTAATACCCGCCAGTCCACCGTTAGGCTTCTATAAATTCAATATCACTATCATGGAAAACTATCTGAAAACGCCAGCTGCCCATGTAGGCGGCATTGTATGGCATGCACAGATTATGCAGCCAGTAAAGAAAAAGATAAAGCAGGCAACCAATGGCTAA
- the LOC108076268 gene encoding lipopolysaccharide-induced tumor necrosis factor-alpha factor homolog yields the protein MSYNQLSSESGDSPPPYSDEPDTDPQPEIRLDTASPHGVYPQVPVPAQLSPTLPVTVVHQTSVVVDTPGGGMICPYCNARIRVRVERHATGKTYCLALMLCLFLCWPCVCAPCCCNCCYKTSQFCPNCNACLGSF from the exons ATGAGTTACAATCAGTTGAGTTCGGAATCTGGTGATTCCCCTCCACCATATTCTGATGAACCTGATACCGATCCACAGCCGGAGATAAGGCTGGATACTGCATCGCCACATGGCGTATATCCGCAGGTGCCGGTGCCCGCACAATTGTCACCAACTCTTCCAGTGACCGTTGTGCACCAGACCAGTGTTGTGGTGGACACCCCCGGTGGGGGAATGATCTGTCCCTACTGCAACGCCAGGATTCGAGTTCGAGTGGAGCGCCATGCCACTGGAAAAACTTACTGCTTGGCCTTGATGCTCTGCCTCTTCCT TTGCTGGCCCTGTGTTTGTGCTCCATGttgctgcaactgctgctaCAAGACCTCCCAGTTCTGCCCCAACTGCAACGCCTGTTTGGGATCGTTTTGA
- the LOC108076207 gene encoding lipopolysaccharide-induced tumor necrosis factor-alpha factor homolog, whose amino-acid sequence MDYKRVNSPPAYSDDMATAPPHEMDHPQQQQHLYPPMPMPPTMPMVPAQVVAPAPPPVSVVHHQTTVLVDSPGHGMICPHCHARIRVRAEHHPTGKTYCLAAILCLFLCWPCVCVPCCCNCCYKTSQFCPNCNACLGSF is encoded by the exons ATGGACTACAAACGGGTGAACTCTCCGCCGGCTTACTCGGATGACATGGCCACAGCCCCACCGCACGAGATGGATCAcccacaacagcagcagcacctgtATCCTCCAATGCCGATGCCTCCAACAATGCCGATGGTTCCGGCCCAGGTCGTAGCTCCGGCTCCGCCGCCGGTAAGCGTGGTGCATCACCAGACCACAGTTCTGGTGGACTCACCCGGCCACGGAATGATCTGTCCCCACTGTCATGCTCGGATTCGTGTGCGTGCGGAGCACCATCCCACTGGCAAGACTTACTGCTTGGCAGCTATCCTCTGCCTCTTTCT GTGCTGGCCCTGCGTTTGCGTTCcatgctgctgcaactgctgctaCAAGACCTCCCAGTTCTGCCCCAACTGCAATGCCTGTTTGGGATCGTTTTGA
- the LOC108076547 gene encoding lipopolysaccharide-induced tumor necrosis factor-alpha factor homolog, producing the protein MNTTWVGTTAPTTDTEPSPPADCGVVVTQIPVYTLNGVGAGAALPLTVGWQKMRVRCPSCKGEVVTSLLTSATRKTHLCALTLYICCCWPFVCLPYFFNYCKNVEHYCPNCGCHIGSYTI; encoded by the exons ATGAACACCACATGGGTGGGCACCACTGCTCCGACTACGGACACGGAACCGTCGCCGCCTGCGGACTGCGGCGTGGTGGTGACCCAGATACCTGTTTACACCCTGAACGGAGTGGGGGCGGGCGCCGCACTACCCTTGACAGTTGGCTGGCAGAAAATGCGGGTACGGTGCCCGTCCTGCAAGGGAGAGGTGGTCACCAGTCTGCTGACCTCGGCCACCCGGAAGACCCATCTGTGCGCCCTGACCTTGTATATTTGCTG CTGCTGGCCTTTTGTATGTTTACCGTACTTCTTCAATTACTGCAAGAATGTTGAACACTATTGTCCCAATTGTGGGTGCCATATAGGATCATACACCATTTGA